The Vicinamibacterales bacterium DNA segment CGACGACCTCTCGCTCGACGTGGCGCCGGGCACGTCGGTGGCGATCGTGGGCGCGAGCGGCAGCGGCAAGTCCACGCTCGCCTACCTGCTGCTCCGGCTCCTGGACCCCGACACCGGCCGCATCCTGCTGGACGGCCAGGACCTGAAGACGCTGCGCCTGGCCGACCTCAGGCGGCACGTGGTGCTCGTGGAACAGGAGCCGACGCTCCTGAACGCATCCATCGCCGAGAACATCCGCTACGCGAAACCGGACGCCGCCGACGCGGAGGTGGCGCGGGCGGGCGAGGCCGCCGGGCTGACCTCGTTTCTGGCGCGCACGGCGCAGGGCTACGCGACGGTGGTCGGCGAACGCGGTCAGCAGGTGTCGGCGGGCGAACGGCAGCGCATCGCGCTGGCGCGCGCGTTCCTCCTGGCGCCGTCGGTGCTCGTGCTGGACGAGCCGACCGCGGCGCTCGATCCGGTGGCCGAGCGCCAGATCGTGGATGGCTACCGCGCCGTGATGCGCGGCCGCACGACCGTGATCATCTCGCACCGCGTCGCCGTGGCCGAGACGGCCGACCAGATCGTCGTGCTGGACGGCGCGCGCGTGGCGGAGGTGGGGACGCCGCGCGCCCTGGCGGCGTCGGGCGGCGCGTACGCGCGGCTCTTCGCCACCGCGGGCCGCGTCACCGCATGACGCGGCCGCTGGACGCACTGCACGCCGGACGGCTCGCGAGCGCGACGTACCCGGGAGCGACGGGACGCGGCGTCCGCGTGGCCGTGGTCGACAGCGGCGTGCATCCGGGCCATCCCCACGTCGGCGTGGTCGACCCCGGCATCGCGTTCGACGCCGAGGGCCGTCCGGCCGACGATGTCGTGGACCGCCTGGGGCACGGCACCGCGGTGGCCGCGGCGATTCGGGAGAAAGCGCCCGAGGCCGCCATCGTGCCCGTGAAGGTGTTCCACCGCGAGCTGCGCGCCTCGGCCGACGTCCTCGTCGCCGCCATCGACTGGGCCGTCGCGGCCGGCGTGCACCTGATCAACCTGAGCCTGGGCACGACCAACCAGGCCCATCGGCTGCCCCTGGGAGAGGCCGTGGTGCGTGCGGCACGCGCCGGGACCATGGTCGTGTCGGCGGCCGAACAACCAGGCGCCGTCTGGCTTCCAGGCAGCCTCCCACTCGCCGTGGGCGTGGTCCTCGACTGGACGCTGCCGCGCGAGGAGGCGACGGTGGAGGTGGCGATGGAGGGCGCGGTTCGCCGTATCCGCGTGCACGCCAGCGGGTATCCGCGTCCAATTCCAGGCGTGCCCCCGGAGCGGAACCTGAAGGGCGTCAGCTTCGCCGTGGCCAACGCCACGGGGCTGTTGTGCCTGCACCTGTCCCGTCACGCGCGATGACCGCTCCCGACGCCTGCGCGCCCCACACGCTGACGGCGAGAGGCCTTGCCCGCGGGGCCTCGGCGAGCATCGCCCTCGGCCTGGCCTCGTCGGTCCTCGGCGCGGGCCTGGGCGTGGCCGCCCGCCAGGCCGCGGTGCCCCTGTGGGCGACGCTCCTCATGAGCGGCACCGTCTTCGCCGGCGCGGCGCAGTTCGCGGCGCTGACACTGTGGGTCGCGCCCCTGCCCTACGCGCCCATCTGGCTCTCCACATTCGCCGTGAACGCGCGCTTCGCGCTCCTCACGGCGTCCCTCTCGCCGTGGCTGCGCCACTACCGCGGCTGGGTGCAGGCCCTGTCGGCGTTCCTGATGGGCGAGGGCCAATGGGCCATCGCCTCGAACGCGCACCTGCGAGGCGAGCGCGACATCGGTGTCTTCGTCGGCAGCGGCCTGGTCGTGTGGAGCGTGTGGATGATCGGGACCGCGACCGGCTACCTGGCGGCCCCACTCCTCGGCGACCCGCGCCGCCTCGGGCTGGACCTGGTGCTGACCCTCTTCTTCGCCGGCACGTTGACCACGACCTGGCGCGGCCCGCGGGACCTCGTGCCCTGGAGCGCGGCCGCCCTCGCGACACGCCTGTCGCCGTGGCTGGTCGCGCCGGAATGGCAGATTCTCGTGGCCGCCCTGGTCGGCGCCACGGTGGGAGCGCTTCGTGACGCCCGCGGCTGACAGCGCCGTCCTGGGCATCGCCGGCATGGCGGCCCTCACCTACCTGGCCCGCGCCGGCGGGCTGGCGATCGCGCGCGCGCTGCCGGCCACCCCGTTCGTGACCGCTTTCCTCAAGCACCTGGGCACCTGCGTGATCGTGGCGCTCGTGACGTCGACCGTTGCGCGCAGCGACGGCCCCGGCATGATCGCCACCGTGGTGACGGTGGCCGCGGCCTCCCGCGGCTGGCCGACCTCGGCGATGCTGGCGGGCATGGCGGTGGCGGCGATGCTGCGGGCGATCTGAGCCGTGGGCTGAACGGACAGGCCAGGAGGTGCCTGGGACGGGCTTCCCGGCACACCGTCCGCGCCACGGCCCTCATGGACAAGAAGCCGCTCGGTGAGCGCGATCTCTGCGAAGCGGCCCGCGCCCTCGGCGACACAACACGCGGCCGCCTGCGCGATGCTCTCATCGCCGAAGCGCTCGAATCACGAGAGACCGTCGGCGCGTAGCGAGCACGCGGGCCAAGAATCGCCGTCGCCGCGGCACTCACGCGCCCTGGAGGGGTCGGAAATCGAAGCGGCGCCTCGAATGCCCCGGGCACCTGGCGACCTGCAGCAGCCCGCAGCACCTCGGCGCCTGCCGACCTGGGATGGGACGCCGCTGGACGTCGTGTGGGCAGTCGATGTGCTGCGATCCCCGCAGGTCCCGGCGAGGCTCGGCTGACAAGGTCGATCGCCCGGCCGACCCGTGCCGGCGGGCTCATTGGCCCGGCACGCGGCCCGCACGTCGTCGCGCGGCAGATGCCCTATCCTCAACGGATGAGCTCGAGCGCAGGCCTCCGTTCCCTGAAACCGCGACGTCGGTGCCCAGGCCCACATGAACTGACAGGATGGGCGTCCGCGTGTGGGCGCTGGCCCGTCGCCGCGCTCGCCGGCGTTCTGATTGCGGCCGCCGCGGCATCGCCAGTCGCTCGTCAGGCATCGCTGCCGGCCCCGGCACCCAGTGCGTCCACACGCATCGTCAAGATCACGGGCGACGCGCACAAGCTGCTCCTGCGCGCCGACGGCACGGTGGCCGGATGGGGCACCTACACCTCGGGACAGCTCGGGCCCGTCGCGGCCATCCCAGGCGCCAACAGCCGGGCCACGGCCCTCGTCGCGGTCGCGCTGCCCGCGAAGGCCGTGGACGTCGCCGCGAACGCCGACGCGTCCTACGCCGTGCTGGAGGACGGCACGGTGATGGCGTGGGGCCGTGCCGATGCCGGACAGCTCGGCAACGGCCAGGTGCAGGCGCCGCTCCTCGCCACGAGCACGCAATCCTCGGAGTATCGCGGCGTGGAGACGCCGACGCGTATCGAGGGGCTGAGCGATGTCGCGAGCGTGGCCGCCGACGGCACCTCGGCGTACGCCGTCCTCGCCGACGGCACCGTGCGCGCGTGGGGCGGCCGAAATATCGGCGACGGCCGGGCCAAGAGCGACTACTCCGGGCCGCCGGACACGGCCGGCCCCGCGTACCGGCCCGTCGAGGTGCCGGGCCTCACGGGTGTGGTCGCCGTGTCGGCCGGCGGCGGGTGTGTCCTGGCGCTCACGAAGGACGGACGCGTCTTCTCGTGGGGCTCGAACTTCTACGGGGCGCTCGGACGTCCGCCTCGGGTGGAGCTCGCGCTCGACAGCCCGGGCGAGGTAGCGGGGCTGACCGGCGTCGTGCAGGCCGTGGCCGGCGCGGGCATCTCGACGGCGGTGAAGAAGGACGGCACCGTCTGGGTGTGGGGATCGAACTGGCAGCAGCAGTTCGGGTTCCCGGCGCCCACGGTGCAGCCCGGCCCGGATCGCGGCTTCGTCCTCGAGCCCCAGCAGGTGCCGGGCCTCACGACGGTCACCGCCGTGGCGCTCGGCGTCAACGGACGCCACACGCTGGCGCTCCTGAAGGACGGCACGCTGCGCGTCTGGGGCAACCAGGACTGGGGACAGGCGGGAACGGGCGCCGGACCCGGCTACCACCCGCGGCCGCTCACACCGAAGATCGCGGGCGTCGCGGCCGTGTTCGCGGCCGGCATCAACTCGTTCGCCGTGCTGCGCGGCGGCGCGCTCTGGGCGTGGGGCAGCGGCGGCGCCGGCCAGTTCCCCCTGACCTCCAACGTCCGCGTGCCGACGCCCGCGCCCGCCGGGCTCAGGTGACGCGGAAGGCGGGCGAACGCTCCACGATCCAGACGAGCAGGGCCGTGAACGGTACGGCCGCGAGGAGGTCCACTGCGTAGTGCTCGCCGAGGCCGAGCGTGGAGGCGACCGTCAGCGCCACGAACGTCCATCCGGCCGTGCGCCAGCGCCAGTAGCGCGCCATCAGGAGTGCCCAGGTCAGGTGCAGGGACGGCATGCAGTTCGGGAAGGCGCCGGGGATGAACAGCGCCTGCGGCGTGAGGGCGGGTTCGATCCACGGATACGACGGGAACGTGAAACGCGGGCCGGCGGCGGGCACGAGCCAGTAGCACGGAAAGCCGAGCGCCACCGACAGCATCAGGGTGGCGACGTACTGATTGGGACGCGGCGACATCAGGTACGCCACCGGCATCACCAGCGGGACCGCCACGTACGCCCAGTGGCACACCGCGCCCAGCAGGGGCCACGTCGCCACCAGCCGCCCGGCCGCGAAACCCGGCTGGCCGATCCAGGCATCCAGCGCATAGAGGTACTGGTCGAAGAGCGGCAGGCCGCGGGCGGACAGGAACTCCTGGCCCTGGATGAACGCGAGCGGCATCGTCAGGAGCAGCAGCTCCGGCATCGGCAGCCCCGGCGCGAGCACGTCGGGCCACCGCAGGCGGACGACCGCCAGCAGCACCGCCCCCATCGCTCCCGCGCGCACGAACTGGGAGTCGTACAGCGAGAGCGAGGCGGCGACGCCGGCCAGCGCAACGCCCAGCATGACGAACGCCACGGGCCGTCCGGGGACGACGCCGATCGCCGTGCCGTCCGGCGGCCCCTCGCCGTTCACCGGCCGCCCCTCGCCGTTCACCGGCCGCATGCGCCGTTCGCGATGCCGAACACGTTGTCTGGATCCAGGGCGCGCTTCGCGGCCCGTATCGCGTCGAGGCCGGCAGCGGAGTGGACCTGCGGCAGGAAGCGCTGTCGCAGCTTCCCGACGCCGTGGTGGTGCGACAGCGATCCGCCGGCATCGAGGATCACCTGCCGGAGCCGGTGCTCGATGTCCTGGAAGATCGCTCCAGGATCGCCCAACCCACGGACCGAGAACGCGAGTGTGAAGTAGACACAGACGCCGGTGTGGTAGGTCTGCGTGACCCGATAGGACAGGTACGGCGTGCCGCCGACGCCCCGCGCCCGGCACTCCCCCTCCAGCGCCTGCTCGACGGCCTGGCAGACGGGCAGCACCCGGTCCCACGGGACCGAGGTCTCGAACGACTCGGCGGCGATGCCGTACTGGCTGAAGAAGTCGCGCAGGTACGCGATGGCGAACGTCAGGGTGTAGCCGCCCCGGCCGTTCTCGGCGCCGCCCCAGATTCCGCCGTGGCGCGCGGCGATCCGGCGCAGCTCCCGCGCCTGCCGCGCCACCTCGTCGCGCCGCCCCTCCATCACGAGCGTGCACGCCGAGAGCACGGCCGGATCGAAGCCTTTCACGCCGACGAGCCACTGCCGCTGGAGGGCGTGCATCCAGGCGCGCAGCCCGGTGGCCGCGGGGCGCAACGCCTGGCCGAACCGGAACTCGCGGTTGTTCACCAGGCGGATGCTCGCCGGCAAGACGGCCGCCTCACGGACGGCCTTGAGATATTGCACGCCGTCGGCGAAGGCCGGGAAGACGACGGAGCTGTATTCGCACGCGTCAGGGAGCGGATGGACGGCAATCCTGGCCTTCGTGATGACGCCGAGGTTGCCCTCGCTGCCGAAGAGCAGCGACAGCGGCTGCATGCCGGTGGACGCCCGGGCCGGCCGCCTGGTCTCCACCACGCCGGACGGGGAGACGAGCGTGGCCTCGAGGACGATGTCCTCGATGTTGCCGTAGCGGTTCTTCTTCATCCCGCTGGCGCTCGTCGCGATCCAACCGCCCAGGGTCGAGAACTCCAGGCTGTCCGGCGCGTGTCCGCAGGTGAGTCCGGCCGCGGCGAGGGCGGACTCGAGCGCCGCGCCGGTGATGCCCGCCTCCACCACGGCGCAGCCGTTGGCGGCGTCGAGCGACAGCACGCGGTCCATCCGGCGCATGTCGATCGACACGATCGTCCGGGTTTCGCCGGGTGGGCACATCAGGGCGCCGCTCACGTTGGTGCCGCCGCCGTACGGCACCAGGCACGCGCCGTGCGCCCCGGCGGCCGCGACGAGCGCGCGGACGTCGCTCTCGGATTCCGGCTCCACCACGACGTCCACGACGCGCGGCAGCGCGCCGCCGTAGAGCAGACGGTCGATCTCGCCGATGGAGAGCTGGCCGTGGCTGCGCCTCAGACGGGCCTCGGCCGCCGTCGTCACGCGCGCATGCGGCAGGCCGCGCTCGAGCGCCCCCAGGAGCGCCGGATCGATCCGCGGCGGCGGGATCGCCGGCGCCACCTCCGGCAGCACGGCGGCGACGTCGAGCGGCACGCCGAGCGTCTGCTCGACGAAGGGGATGAGATACGGCAGCGGCTGCCCGCACAGGGGATAGCGCGAGCCCGTCATCCGGACCGCGCGAGCGCCGTCGAGTTCGAGCCGCGTGTCGGCGAAGCCCCAGCGGTGCGGGTGGCGCTCGTCGCCGGGCGCGCTCACGGCGTCGCCGGACGGGCCGGATCGGCCTCGCCCAGCACGTGGCGCCGCAGCCCGGGAATGTGCACGTCCTGGAGGTAGGAGCGCCAGTCGATCCGGCGCACGTCGAAGTCGAGCGCCGCCCGCTCGGACTCGTCGAGATCGTCCAGGAGGGCCTGGGTGTTCGCGGTGTCGAACACGCAGGGCGTGTTCATGTAGGTCTCGTAGAGGTCGGCGAGGTACAGCAGCCGCTTCGTGGTCGCGCCCCGGCCGTTCCCGGCGTAGCGCGCGCGGAACTCGTCGTAGGTCGGAAAGGTCAGGCGGGTGGGCGCAATGGGCTGGCCGCGCCGGTCGAACATGGGGTGCCGCACGAAGTAGTCGTACGTCACCTCGTGGATCTCGGTCCCGGTGAGGGGATTCTGGGCGCCGGATCCGACGGTGTAGTACGCGACGTCGCGCGTACCGGCCAGGCGCGGCAGGAGCGCCAGCAGCGCGTTGGCCACGAAGTCCACGGGCACCATGTCCAGGACCGCGCCGGCCGACAGCGGAAAGTCGGGCATGCGGCCGCGGCCGAACTCCACCCACAGCGGATCGCCGACGTTCAGGTTCTCGAGCCACCCCGGCATGGGATCCCGCAGGCTGCTCTCGATGATCGTCGGCCGCAGGATGGCGGTCGGGACGTGGCCGCGGTGGTCGGCCAGCGCCATCTCCCCGAGCGACTTGGTGTAGCTGTAGACGTCGTGCCAGCCGAGGCGCCTGGCACGCGCCATCCCCTCGTCGACCAGGCGCTGCCGGAGGGTGCGCGAATCCCACCCGCCGGCCGCGGCCGCGCGGTGGACGTCCGCCACGGCCTGCTGGATCGCGGGCACCTCCGCCGACGCCACGTTGGGCGCGAGGGGACCCTCCAGGAAGCGCCCGGTGCGGCGTCCCGCCACGAACGCCGTCGAGACGTGCACCAGCGCGGCCGCCTGGCAGTCCCGCGCGAACGTCGCGACGTGCTCGACGCTCAGGACGTTGTGGTCGAGGGCGCTGTCCAGCGGCTCGTCGAAGACGACCGACGCCGCGGCGTTGATCACGACGTGCACCCGCGAGGCGAGCGCCGCGTGATCCTCGTCGCTCAGGCCGAGCCGCGGCTGCGAGACGTCGCCGGCCACCGGCACGAGCGTGGCGCGGGCGCGGGCGGGCCAGTCGTCCCCCAAGGACCGCGCGAGCGAGTCGAACGCGGCGGACGGCACGACCTCGTGCTCGAACCGATTCGCGGCCGAGGCCGGGGACCCGTCCGTCTCCGGCCGCGGCCGGATCAGCAGGTAGACCCGCGCCACCTCGGGCGCGCAGCTCAGCAGCCGTCCGAGGACCACCTTGCCCAGGAAGCCAGTACCGCCCGTGAGCAGCACGGTCTTGCCCCGCAGGAAGGCACGGGTCGTCTGGGGCCGCGCGGAGCCGTTGATAGGCCCTGGCGCTGCCTGCGGCGGGACGTGGGCCGCGGCTGCGGCCTGGCCCTCTCCGGAGAAGACGTACCGGGCGGGAGGCACCTTCGGGAAGGTAAGGGGCCGCCCCGGGACGACCAAGCGATCCAACGCGGTTTCGGCCCAACTGCCGCCGTCTGACGGCTCCTGTCGCGTCCTGTCGCCTGCGGCATCTGGCAGTGTCTGGGGCGATGCCGAAGGGTCTGCCGGAGCGGATGGCGACACGCCGCGCCCACCAGGCGCCCGACTGGTGGCCCGACTGGCGGATGGCCGGGGGCCCCACGGCGGATCGGCCGGACCATCGCGGGGGCCGGCAGCGGGCCGTGGACGGCCTCGGCCCGCGGCTCCACCGCGCGTTCGAGCGATTCGCCCGCACGGTCTTTCGCCTGTGGGTCACGCTGGACGTCGAGGGCCGGGAGCACCTGCCGGCACGCCCGTTCCTGCTCTGCAGCAACCACGCGAGCCATCTGGACGGCGTGGCGCTGATGGTGGCCTCCGGCCTCCCGTTCGACGGGTTCCGGCTGCTGGCGGCGGCCGACTACTCCGCTCCCGGGTCTCCGGCCGGCCGGCTGACCCGCGCCGTGCTGCGGATCGTCCCGGTGGACCGCGAGGGACACGCCGCACGGCTGCGGCAGACGGTCAGCGAGTGCCGCGCGGTCGTGCAGGCCCGGGGCCGGCTGATTGCCTTTCCCGAGGGGACGCGGTCGTTGGACGGCACGCTGCTGCCCTTCAAGCGGGGCGCGGCCTTCCTGGCGGCCGAACTCGGCGTGCCCGTGGTGCCGGCGGCGATCGCCGGCACGCGGCAGGCGATGCCGAAGGGGCGCTGGATCCCGCGGCCGGGCCGCGTCCTCGTGCGCTTCGGACCTCCGATTCAGCCGGAGGAATGGGTGGGGACTCCAGGCACGAGGCACGGCCGTGCGTACGTCGCCCGCGAACTCGAGGGCCGGATCCGGTGCCTCTCGACGGGAATGGCAACGCCGCGGCGCCCCTGAGTCCGGATGCCGTCGCCACCGGCCGTGTGCTACGCGCGGCTCCAGCGCACCACTTCGTGCGCCAGGCCGCGCCGGCGCACGTCGCGCAGGAAGCCGGGCGCGGGATTCACGAGCGTCACGAAGCGGGAGGCCTGGACGAGCGGCCAGTCCGCCACGTGGTCGGTGTACACGTGGGGCCGATCGCCCAGGAGCAGGCCCGCGCGCCGCAGGAGTTCGACCTTCCCCTCACCGTGGGCCGCCGGCGTGATCACGCCGCCGAACCGGGCGCCCACGCGGTCGTACGTGGTCGCGATCACGTCGGTGACGTCCACGCACCGTGCCACCCGCGCGACCATGATCTCCGGGGCCGCCGAGGCCAGCACCACGCGGTGGCCGCTGGCGCGGTGCGCGGCAATCCTCGACACCGCGTCGGGGTAGAGCGCGGGGGCGATCGCGTCGCGCACGACACGCTCGGCGCAGGCCTGCACCTGCGCCACGTCCTTGCCGACGAGCAGGCCGTAGGCCCTCGCCATCAGGTCCGGGAACGCCCGCCAGCCGACACGGTACAGCGCCTGCTGCACCGCCAGTGACAGCAGTTCCGAGCGGGGCACGAGGCCAGCGGCCGCCATCGCCCGGGCCAGGGCCGCCGTGCAGTTCGCGGCGGTCAGCGTGTGATCCACGTCGAAGACCACTACCACCCGGCCGCTCCGTTCGTGCCGCTCGCCAGCAGCGGCGCGGGGGGGCGCCCTTCCGCTCCAGCCGGCGCGAGATCCAGCACCGCGATCTCGGCCGGCACGCCGACCCGGATCGGGAAGCCGTAGACGCCCGTGCCGCGATGGCTGTAGAGCCACGCGGCGCCCCGCGCGAAGAGACCTTGATCGTACAGGCCGAACAGGCGCAGGACGCTCACGCCGCGTCCCCGCCACCGGAGGCCCACCTGGCCGCCGTGCAGGTGCCCGGCCAGCATGATGCCGCCGAAGGCGCGCGGCGCCAGCCGGAACACCGCCGGCTGGTGACAGAGGACGATCGCGGGTCCGGCCGGACCCGCCGCCTGACACAGGCGGGCCAGCGCCTTGCCGTACGCCTGCGGGGCGCCGGGGCCGCTCCGCCAGTCGAGGCCGGCGACGGCGATGCGCGCATGGCCGGCGCCCACCCACGTCACCTCGTCGCGCAGGACCGTCACGCCGCGGGCCCGCAGCGTGCGCGACAGCGCATCCGCCACCGGTACGTCGTGGTTGCCGAGGCACGCGAACACGCCGTCTGGCGCCTGCAGCCGCTCGACGAAGCGCAGGACCGGGTCCCAGTCGTGCAGCGTTCGAAGCGTGAGGAAGTCGCCGGTCAGGGCGATCAGGTCCGGGCGTTCCGACTGGACGGCCTCGACCAGCCACGAGAGCCGATCCTCGGAGAGATAGGGCCCCAGGTGCAGGTCCGACAGGTGCACGACGCGGAGCGGACGGCCGAGCGCCCGGACCGACGCGTGGATCCGCGTCGTCACGGGCCGCCGGTGCGTCCACATCAGGCCGATCGCGGAGAACGCCAGTGCCCCCCACACGGCCAGCGCGTCAACGGCGGGTCCGTCCGGCAGCATCAGCACGCGGAACGGCCAGGCGGCCAGTTCCAGGAACAGCCAGGCCTGCGCGACGTGCACCACCGGCACGATCAGCCGGTCGCGCGCCGCCGGCGGGCGCGAGAAGGCGTAGGTCGCCAAGCGATGCGCCAGCACCCCCACCAGCGCGGCCAGGAGCGCCAGCCGCGCGGCGGTGGCCCGCGGCCCGTCGGCGAGCGAGCGCGAGATCCAGATCGCGCAGGCGCCTTGCACCGCGTACAGCGCCAGCAGCGCGAGCCCCGCCCGGATCGACCGGCGCGCGCCCACGAACGCCGCCGCGCCCAGCACCGCCGCAAGGGCGGCCGCCTCGAAGACCGGAGCGCTCACCTCAATACAGGTGTCCCGGCAACCCCAGCGCCGGCGCGATCGCCGGCAGCGCCCACCGGTACGCGAGGAGACCGAGGCCGCCCCAGAGGAAGAAGTGGAAGAGGTCGGTGTGCCCGTGCAGGTGGAAGTGCCGATCCGTGTAGTCCCACATCCTGGCGCCGCGCACGCGGAGGATCGCCGCACCGGCGACGTACTCGAACGCGCAGATGCCCACCGCGAACGTCAGGAACTGCAGCGGCCACCGCGCGGCGGCGACACCCTCCGGCATGGCCCAGAGTCCCAGGCTCGCCAGCCCGTACAGCGGCGAGAACGGCACGGGGCGGATGGGGGCGAAGCGCTTGCGGCGCACGGATCGGAGCAGCGTGTCCACGCACCAGCCGAGCACCGAGGCGACCAGGAAGAAGAGGCACAGCCGCAGCATGACAGCGCTTGCGACGCCCCGTGTCACGACGCCTCGGAGGGATGGGGAATCCGGCCCTTGTGCCCGGCCAGCTGCGCGAGGAGATCCGTGTTGAAGATCTCGGGCTGCAGGTCGGCGGGCACGAGGGCGCGCACGTCTCGGTGGTAGCGCGGCAGGTCGTACCACGGCACCGAGTAGTTGAGGTGGTGCTCGAAGTGGTAGATCGTCACGTTGAACATCGGCAGGAGCGCGCGCAGCGGGACGATCGAGCTGCGCGATCGCAGCAGCCGATCCGGATCGAACGCGATGTCGCCGCCGTGCTCCAGCGCCCCCTTGAGCTGGTTGAGCGCGGCCAGCACCTGCAGGCCGTAGGCGAGGGCCAGCGCCAGCATCCAGCCGCTGGTGGCGACGGCCGTGGTCAGCACCGCCGTCCAGATGCCCACGAAGGCGGCGAAGACCGGCAGGCTGCTGCCGCCGTACCCGGTCTGCCGACGCACGGTGAAGCGGTGCACGAGCGCCGCGCCCGGGACGAGCAGCAGCAGGGCCAGCACCAGGGCGAGTGGCCGGCCGGTCTCCCGGTTGTAGGCCTGCGGATCGTCGTCCTCGATCGGATGGACGTGGTGCGTCACGTGCCCTTCGGCCCAGTGGCGCTGGTAGTGCACGCCGAAGGGCAGGGCGCACGCCCAGCCCAGTGCGGTGTTCCAGCGCTTCCGGCGCCCGGCGTCCGCGGCCAGGATCA contains these protein-coding regions:
- a CDS encoding fatty acid desaturase; this translates as MTSATADDWLTRAARAGMRYHYRHKTPWRHNAINLGAVALVALGIAGLVALGRVVETWTYVPLAGAGFGLLYYTLLAIPVHEGSHGMMILAADAGRRKRWNTALGWACALPFGVHYQRHWAEGHVTHHVHPIEDDDPQAYNRETGRPLALVLALLLLVPGAALVHRFTVRRQTGYGGSSLPVFAAFVGIWTAVLTTAVATSGWMLALALAYGLQVLAALNQLKGALEHGGDIAFDPDRLLRSRSSIVPLRALLPMFNVTIYHFEHHLNYSVPWYDLPRYHRDVRALVPADLQPEIFNTDLLAQLAGHKGRIPHPSEAS